A portion of the bacterium genome contains these proteins:
- the rplO gene encoding 50S ribosomal protein L15 has product MLKLNNIGAPKGATRDTKRRGRGPASGQGKTGGRGHKGQKARSGGGVPPWFEGGQMPLNRRLPKRGFTNIFRKTFQLVNLESLNRFAEGFEIDAAVLADAGLVKYSDRPVKLLGRGTLETRSLKITVDKASKSAISAVEAAGGSVVVKV; this is encoded by the coding sequence ATGCTCAAGCTGAACAACATCGGCGCGCCCAAGGGCGCCACCAGGGACACCAAGCGCCGCGGGCGCGGCCCCGCCTCCGGGCAGGGCAAGACCGGCGGCCGCGGCCACAAGGGTCAGAAGGCCCGCTCCGGCGGCGGCGTCCCGCCCTGGTTCGAGGGCGGCCAGATGCCGTTGAACCGCCGTCTGCCCAAGCGCGGCTTCACGAACATCTTCCGCAAGACCTTCCAGCTGGTGAACCTGGAGAGCCTGAACCGTTTCGCGGAAGGATTCGAGATCGACGCCGCCGTCCTAGCGGACGCCGGCCTGGTGAAGTACTCCGACCGGCCCGTGAAATTGCTGGGACGGGGCACGCTGGAGACCAGGAGCCTCAAGATCACGGTCGACAAGGCCAGCAAGAGCGCGATCAGCGCGGTGGAAGCGGCCGGCGGCAGCGTCGTCGTGAAGGTCTGA
- the rpmD gene encoding 50S ribosomal protein L30, translated as MSRIRVTQVRSVIGRPEKHRRVIAALGLRHHQAMVEHEDTPSIRGMLHKVRHLVRVEEVK; from the coding sequence ATGAGTAGGATCCGAGTCACTCAGGTGCGCAGCGTGATCGGGCGTCCCGAGAAACACCGCCGCGTGATCGCGGCGCTGGGCCTGCGCCACCACCAGGCGATGGTCGAACACGAGGACACACCGTCCATCCGCGGCATGCTGCACAAGGTGCGGCACCTGGTTCGCGTGGAAGAGGTGAAGTAG
- the rpsE gene encoding 30S ribosomal protein S5 gives MTNTPNTPGQRGPRPGGPGQRRGPGGRGPGGPGGPGGRGGFGGPRREGRPGGRGRANERDLLDMQETVIAINRVAKVVKGGRRFSFSAIVTVGDGKGKVGVSLGKANEIADAIRKASEMARSAQITVPILNNTIPYAVEGRFGASRVMLKPAAAGTGVIAAGGVRAILEAAGLKNILTKQLGSRNPHNVWKATMDGLNQLRSVEEIAAKRGISILEVFGLPKPERKPEAEAAAPAAEPAPEKVEGAEAADAKVEEAENDE, from the coding sequence CGGACAGCGCAGAGGACCCGGCGGACGCGGACCGGGCGGTCCCGGCGGCCCCGGCGGCCGCGGAGGCTTCGGAGGGCCGCGCCGCGAAGGGCGTCCCGGCGGCCGCGGTCGCGCCAACGAGCGCGACTTGCTCGACATGCAGGAGACCGTCATCGCCATCAATCGCGTCGCGAAGGTGGTCAAGGGCGGTCGCCGCTTCAGCTTCAGCGCGATCGTGACCGTCGGTGACGGCAAGGGCAAGGTCGGCGTCTCGCTGGGCAAGGCCAACGAGATAGCCGATGCCATCCGCAAGGCTTCGGAAATGGCCAGGTCCGCGCAGATCACGGTCCCCATCCTCAACAACACCATCCCCTACGCGGTGGAGGGTCGATTCGGCGCGAGCCGCGTCATGCTGAAGCCCGCAGCGGCGGGTACCGGCGTCATCGCCGCCGGGGGCGTGCGCGCCATCCTGGAGGCCGCGGGCCTGAAGAACATCCTGACCAAGCAGCTCGGCTCCAGGAACCCGCACAACGTCTGGAAAGCGACGATGGACGGGCTGAACCAGCTGCGTTCCGTCGAGGAGATCGCCGCCAAGCGCGGCATCAGCATTCTCGAGGTCTTCGGCCTGCCGAAGCCCGAGCGCAAGCCCGAGGCCGAGGCTGCCGCGCCTGCCGCGGAACCCGCGCCGGAGAAGGTCGAGGGGGCCGAAGCCGCCGACGCCAAGGTCGAGGAGGCCGAGAACGATGAGTAG